The genomic region AGTGGAGAAAAATAAGGGATAGTGAGGTGTGGAATCTCAATCAAGAAGAAACTGACATTTTGCCATCACTCAAATTGAGTTACAATCACTTGCCACCACAAGTAAAGCTATGTTTTTCATACTGCTCTTGTTTTCCAAAGGATTATGAGTACTTGCTTATTGAGTTGATTATGTTCTGGATGGCTCATGGACTCCTCCAACCTACACGCGAAGAAGAAGATGCAGAAGATATTGGGGAGTTGTATATTAAGAAGCTTGTTTCAGCATCTTTACTTCAAATTGAAGGAGATTCTGACCCCTtccttgatttcaaaaatttaatgacATTTAAAAAACTCAAAATGCATGATCTTGTACATGATGTTGCACAATTAACAATGAAAAAGTCGAGCAAGACAAGAACCGTTATACATGAGGGACAACAAGAAGCATCCATAGAATGGACCTCTAACAAGTTCAACTATCTGAGGGTGTTGGAACTAACAGAAGATATGGAGTTGAGCTCGTTGTCTGATGATTGCTTTGTCACAATGAAGAAGCACTTGAGATTTCTCTATCTTGAAAATCGTCCTAGTTTGAAAAAGTTAACTGATTCCATTTGTAAGATGCAAAATTTGCAGATTTTGCGCCTTGATGGGTTTcccaaaaacatgaaaaatctcATCTATCTTCAATATTTGTTTATGATGGAGACAAAAATTACAAGTTTGTCCTCAATGAACATAGGGCGCTTCCAACAACTCAAATTCTTGTATCTTCGTTGTCCAAAGCTAGTGTCCGTACCAAGTGCTGTTAGTCGCTTGACTACTTTAAAGAAGCTGTTTTTTCTTTGGTGTGAAGATCTGGTGAATTttgaggatgaagaggaagaaggaaAGCAACATGTGAATTTAAACCTTCAAGTATTCTTTATCTATGGATCAGAAAAGTTAGATGCTTTACCAAAATGGCTTGAAAGAGCTACTAAATTGCGATATTTGAGAATAAGGACAACAGGGATAAAATCATTGCCCACAAGGCCGATGACCTCTCTTGAAGAACTTTACATCTATGATTGTAAGGAATTGTCATCTCTTCCCAACATGGATCAAACTCATAATCTTCAGTATTTATCGATATATGATTGTCCTACATTATATGAAAGGTACAATAAGCAGACAGGTCCATATTGGCCCCAAATGGCTAAAATCCCACACTGTGAGGTTAGTTCAAATAATCTATCTCATAATATTACAAATATAACCATACTggtttttatcatcatcatcatcatcatcattatgatgcatgaataattaattattgttagatTTTTAATTAACCAGTTAGAGTTATAATTAATTCTAAAACTTTTTAAATTGACAATCtaattttctttctaaataattgtgtgtaatttatatataaaaggcATCGTAGAATGAACTAATTAGTCATTATAATATGGAATACTTCCAAATTTTGAAAAtgcaatataatatatataagttataaatATCCTAAACatgtttcattttaattttaagaaaATGATGATATTAAGATATTAAAatcaatcttattttattttattttttactatacattcgctttagtttgattttattaaatgaaaaaaaCAAATCCCTTCTGTTAGTCTGTTGGAATTTCtttttaataatctttccaaATAAACATGAAATCGATTCACATTATTATGCCTGCAGCACATGTCTTGAATTTTAGTTATGAATCTTAATATTACCGCTAATGGTAACTCTTTCAATTACTACGTATATATGAATTATTGTATTGAAAAGCACAATAAGCTCATTATTATGTGAAATACAAAGAATGAATAACGAACTCTTTACCATTTGAATATTGcctatatattatttaaatagagcacaaaatttttttattattgtgatTATAGGAT from Arachis ipaensis cultivar K30076 chromosome B02, Araip1.1, whole genome shotgun sequence harbors:
- the LOC107623432 gene encoding putative disease resistance protein RGA3 isoform X1 yields the protein MADVVSGVASTLLGNLATKSFQEIALACGLKDDVKKFESSLRTINAYLIDAENKQAKNCSIDEWLKQLREAFDDAGDILDEIEYEAKLNEVIKMYGSICTKVRRFFSYTSNPLAFRIRMAHKIKDMKQKMDEKIREGRDLGIVEQHVNTPALEHNLPWRETASSLSFRVSGRLEEKEEIINSLMTQKSQANGIDVISVVGIGGLGKTTLAQMVYNDTRVNEHFDPLIWVCVSDDFDVKKLIRRIIHAASKRENVVDANSSLEYMISLLNEMLHGKKFLLVLDDVWNENHSKWDELRNHLLEAGGHKGSKIIVTTRSQKVADIVGGILSMKLKELPENECWRLFAKCAFQEEKEEEKYPRLKQIGEQIVKRCKGVPLAITTLGCLLRSKSHDENEWRKIRDSEVWNLNQEETDILPSLKLSYNHLPPQVKLCFSYCSCFPKDYEYLLIELIMFWMAHGLLQPTREEEDAEDIGELYIKKLVSASLLQIEGDSDPFLDFKNLMTFKKLKMHDLVHDVAQLTMKKSSKTRTVIHEGQQEASIEWTSNKFNYLRVLELTEDMELSSLSDDCFVTMKKHLRFLYLENRPSLKKLTDSICKMQNLQILRLDGFPKNMKNLIYLQYLFMMETKITSLSSMNIGRFQQLKFLYLRCPKLVSVPSAVSRLTTLKKLFFLWCEDLVNFEDEEEEGKQHVNLNLQVFFIYGSEKLDALPKWLERATKLRYLRIRTTGIKSLPTRPMTSLEELYIYDCKELSSLPNMDQTHNLQYLSIYDCPTLYERYNKQTGPYWPQMAKIPHCEIY